DNA sequence from the Peptoniphilus sp. GNH genome:
GGGCCACCTGATCTATATCCAAGTCTATCTTTTCTGCATCTATTAAGAGTAAATCTGGTCTAACTAGCTTGGAATTTTTGTCCAACATATTTTTTACAGCCTCTTCCATAGCTCTGTGAGTTGCATTTTTTATATTTATCTTGTCTACTAAATCGGCGGGTTTTCTACCAATTCCGATTGCAAGAGCCGATTCCAAAATGAGGTCGTAGTAGTAGTTTCTCTTTTTTTCAGATAATTTTTTTGAATCAGTTATACCTTCTATAATCTTGTCAGAAGGCATTATTACAGCGGCGGCAACCACATCTCCAAAAAGGCATCCTCTGCCCACTTCGTCTATGCCGCATATATTTTTGTAGCCAAGTTCTCTATATTTTTTTTCAAAATTCTCCATCGCACTTCTCCAAACTTATCCTGCCCAAGGTACCCTTTCTAAATTCATCCAAGACAATCGAGGCTACCTTAGTGTAGTCAATTTGTCCTGCTCTTAAAAGAGCTCCTCTTTTTCTTCCTATATCTTCCATAGCTTGCAAGGGGCTTAGTCCTTTTGAAATCATATAGCGATTGCATAAAATATTTTCATCCAATTCATTTAGTTTCTTTATAAGTTCTAGAGCCAGGCTCTCTTTGTCCATAATCTCATCCTTGATTGCCCCAGTAAATGCGAGATTAAGAGCCAATTCTTCAGTCTCAAACTTGGGCCAAAGAACTCCCGGCGTATCCAAAAGTTTTATTTTATCATGCAGTCTTATCCACTGATTCGATTTTGTGACCCCTGGTCTGTTACCTACCTTGGCAGACCGCTTGCCTGATATGTTATTTATAAGAGTGGACTTTCCCACATTGGGTATTCCCACTATCATAGCATTTAAGACCTGACTATTTATTCCCTTTTCTCTATTTTTATCGAGTCTTTCCTGCATGAGCTTTTCAGAAGCCCTTATTATCTTGTTGATGTTTTTGTTGGATGCAGAATTAAACGCCAAGGCAAGGCTATCTTTTTTAGTAAAATAATTTATCCACTTGTCCGTTTCAATCGGATCAGCTAAATCTTCCTTGTTTAGCAAAATCAATTTAGGTTTTTCATCCAAATTTTTTGCCAGCATTGGATTAGAGCTTGCTCTTGGAATCCTTGCATCTATAATTTCTATTACAAAATCCACCAATTTTAAATTATTTTTTATGGCCTCATGAGTCTTTTTCATGTGCCCTGGATACCAATTTATATTTAATCCCATAAGCCCTCCTCATAATCTATTCCAAGTACCTTTATAGCTTCAAATACTGCTCCGCCCCTATTGTTGTCATAAGAAGAAGTCCTGTCTGCTTTTTCTTTTATATAGGTCCTGGCATTTGACATCGCAATCCCAAGCCCAGCATTTTCAAGCATCTCCATGTCATTTTCAGAATCTCCTATACAGATTATCTCTTCCGGTCTTATGCCAAGACTAGCAGCATATATAACTAAGCTCTTCCACTTAGAACATTGATAATCGTGGACTTCTAAAATATATTTATCAGATCCACTAAGATGCATAAGATAAATATTATAAAGACCTGGATAAGCTTTTTTTAAATCATCTTTAAATTTTTCTAAGTCCTTTTTGCTTCCATGGACAATTGCAGAAATCAAATCATAAGAACTCAAACCCTCAAAACTATCAACAAGCTTTATTCTGTCCCCATAATAGGCACTATCCATAGCAGAAATTTCATAAGTATCTCTCACTACAGCCACATCATAATCAGCGTGATTTATCGCAAAAAGAGCCTCTAAATCAGAATCATATATCATGTCTATGACCCCTTTTAAGTCTTTGTAAGCCATGCTACTTGAAAAAATGCTCTTATCATCTTCAAGAGATTTTATCAAAGCCCCATTATTGGCTATGACTTTGGCTTCCGGAAGGATGCCTCCTATAAACCCCTTGGCTGAATAATATCTTCTTCCAGTTGCAATTACAAACTCACAAGCTTTACTTATCTTTCTTATGCTTTCAAAAAATCTATCCTCTATTAATTTGTCATCATTTAAAAGTGTCCCATCAAGGTCAAATGCGACCATCTTATACATCATCTCACCTCATGAAAATGATAGCATAAAAGAGCACTCACTTGCTAATAATTGAATTTAAATTTTCCTAAAAAATAAAAATCCCCCCAGATTTTAAACCTGGGGAGACAAATTTACTTTAAAAGCAAATCCTTCATCCTATCAACCAAATCTCTAAAGACTTTTAGAGATGAATTTATATTTTCCTTTTTAGAAATATCAGCCCCAGCAGCTCTTAGCTGATCCAAGGGGTAATTATTAGAGCCATCTTTTAAGAAATTCAAATACGCAGCAACCTTTTTAGGATCTCCAGACAAGATGTTTTGAGAAAGTTTTACTGCTGTTGAAAATCCAGTCGCATACTTATAAACATAAAAATTCATAAAGAAATGTGGGATCCTTGTCCACTCATATCTTATAGTTTCATCAGAAATGACATTCTCTCCATAATAGAGCTTGTTTAAATCATAATAAATCTGATTGAAATCCTCCAAAGTCAAGATGTCCCCCTTCTCAATCCTTTCATGGCAAATCTTTTCGAATTCAGCAAACATAGTTTGTCTAAATACAGTAGACTTGAAAGAATCCAAATAATGATTTATAAGTTGAATTTCCTCATCCTTATCTCGGCAATTTTTCAAAAGATAATTTAAAAGCAAGAGTTCATTAGTTGTCGAAGCTACCTCAGCGACAAAAGTCGTGTAATCAGAATAAACATACTCATTGTTATGTCTAGAAAAATAAGAATGCATAGAATGACCCAGTTCATGAGCAAGAGTAAACATAGACTCAAAATCATCATTAAAATTCATCATAATATAAGGATCAGAATCATAAGAACCATAAGAATACGCTCCAGATGCCTTACCCTCTTTGGGATACACATCAATCCAATTAGACTCAAAGCCTTCCTTTGCAACTTTTACATACTCATCGCCAAGAGGAGCAAGAGATTTAAGCACAGTTTCCTTAGCCTCTTCAAAAGAATATTTTTTACCTGCACCCTTTACCATAGGAAGATAAACATCATACATATGTTGCTCTTTTAGGCCCAAGTACCTGCCCTTTATATCATAATACTCGCTTAATTTATCCAGATTTTCATGGCAAGCCTCAATCATACTTTCATATACATCAAGCTTTACATCATCCTTAAAAAGCTCCATTTCCACAGCAGACTCATACTTTCTAAGAGCCGCTTCACTAGTAAGAGCCTTGACATTATTAAGATACATAGACGAAATAGTATTAGCCACAGAAGCATAAGCCTTGTAATATTTTTCAAAAGCCTCTTTTCTAATCTTGACATCAGGATTTCTCAAAAGGCCAATAAAAGTAGCATGAGAAAGCTTTGTATCAGTAGACTCAAGCTCATCAAAATGCAAATCAGCATTAGTCAAAAGCTCATAAGAATCAGTCGGCGCAGCAGCCAAAAAAGCAAAACTACTTATAACCCTTTCCTCAGCCTCAGAAAGAGTGTGGTCTTTGAACCTATAAATCCTTTCCAAATACAGCCTGTAATTCTCCATGTCATTATCTTTTATCAAACGATCAAACTCAGCCTTATCCAAACTCAAAATATTAGGATTAAGAGAAGACACACTCGTATAATAATCATTTAGCAAATTGCTAGCAGCTTGATAATACTTTTGTCCCTTGGGGTCCCTAGTATTTTCATCAAAAGTCATCTTAGCAAAAGCAAAAATATGTCCCACCCTTCTTTCAGCCTCAGTAATAGTAGAAATATAGTCCTTGAAATTTTGCTTAAAATCAGCCTCAAGCA
Encoded proteins:
- a CDS encoding Cof-type HAD-IIB family hydrolase, with translation MMYKMVAFDLDGTLLNDDKLIEDRFFESIRKISKACEFVIATGRRYYSAKGFIGGILPEAKVIANNGALIKSLEDDKSIFSSSMAYKDLKGVIDMIYDSDLEALFAINHADYDVAVVRDTYEISAMDSAYYGDRIKLVDSFEGLSSYDLISAIVHGSKKDLEKFKDDLKKAYPGLYNIYLMHLSGSDKYILEVHDYQCSKWKSLVIYAASLGIRPEEIICIGDSENDMEMLENAGLGIAMSNARTYIKEKADRTSSYDNNRGGAVFEAIKVLGIDYEEGLWD
- a CDS encoding ribonuclease HII, which produces MENFEKKYRELGYKNICGIDEVGRGCLFGDVVAAAVIMPSDKIIEGITDSKKLSEKKRNYYYDLILESALAIGIGRKPADLVDKINIKNATHRAMEEAVKNMLDKNSKLVRPDLLLIDAEKIDLDIDQVALIKGDLNCYSIACASIVAKVFRDRLCLKWEEQYPGYGIAKHKGYGTKAHMDALREKGPSPLHRRTFLKNLLNEK
- the ylqF gene encoding ribosome biogenesis GTPase YlqF, which gives rise to MGLNINWYPGHMKKTHEAIKNNLKLVDFVIEIIDARIPRASSNPMLAKNLDEKPKLILLNKEDLADPIETDKWINYFTKKDSLALAFNSASNKNINKIIRASEKLMQERLDKNREKGINSQVLNAMIVGIPNVGKSTLINNISGKRSAKVGNRPGVTKSNQWIRLHDKIKLLDTPGVLWPKFETEELALNLAFTGAIKDEIMDKESLALELIKKLNELDENILCNRYMISKGLSPLQAMEDIGRKRGALLRAGQIDYTKVASIVLDEFRKGTLGRISLEKCDGEF
- the pepF gene encoding oligoendopeptidase F; the encoded protein is MDKYKWDLSKMIRDEAHFESEVSDLKGLYSRIKMLEADFKQNFKDYISTITEAERRVGHIFAFAKMTFDENTRDPKGQKYYQAASNLLNDYYTSVSSLNPNILSLDKAEFDRLIKDNDMENYRLYLERIYRFKDHTLSEAEERVISSFAFLAAAPTDSYELLTNADLHFDELESTDTKLSHATFIGLLRNPDVKIRKEAFEKYYKAYASVANTISSMYLNNVKALTSEAALRKYESAVEMELFKDDVKLDVYESMIEACHENLDKLSEYYDIKGRYLGLKEQHMYDVYLPMVKGAGKKYSFEEAKETVLKSLAPLGDEYVKVAKEGFESNWIDVYPKEGKASGAYSYGSYDSDPYIMMNFNDDFESMFTLAHELGHSMHSYFSRHNNEYVYSDYTTFVAEVASTTNELLLLNYLLKNCRDKDEEIQLINHYLDSFKSTVFRQTMFAEFEKICHERIEKGDILTLEDFNQIYYDLNKLYYGENVISDETIRYEWTRIPHFFMNFYVYKYATGFSTAVKLSQNILSGDPKKVAAYLNFLKDGSNNYPLDQLRAAGADISKKENINSSLKVFRDLVDRMKDLLLK